In a single window of the Solea senegalensis isolate Sse05_10M linkage group LG1, IFAPA_SoseM_1, whole genome shotgun sequence genome:
- the gdap1 gene encoding ganglioside-induced differentiation-associated protein 1: MASESSSEQLEEEKAVLLPSARDEEQPSGAVATQSESKLTLYHWTQSFNSQKVRLAIAEKGLRCQEYDVSLPLSEHNEPWFMRLNPTGEVPVLVHGDDIICDPTQIMDYLERNFNDDGTPRLVPEEGSTYYHRVQHYRELLDSLQMDAYTHGCILHPEITVDSHIPAYAATCIRTQIGNTQTELKKLAEQNPELKDAYVAKQRRLKSKLLDHDNMKYLKKLLDELESVMDQVETELQRRVEETPEEGSQSWLCGEFFSMADVSLAVTLHRLKFLGLSRRYWGNGNRVNLETYYERVVERPAFRRVLGHVNNILISAVLPVAFRVAKKNAPVIVGTTLLIGILGGATYFAFLYMKKRLTAFS, translated from the exons ATGGCGTCGGAAAGCAGCTCTgaacagctggaggaggagaaagctgTTCTCTTACCCTCGGCTCGTGATGAAGAACAGCCCAGTGGCGCAGTGGCGACACAAAGCGAGTCCAAACTGACGCTGTATCACTGGACGCAGTCCTTCAACTCTCAGAAG GTGCGTTTGGCCATAGCAGAGAAAGGTCTGCGCTGTCAGGAGTATGACGTGAGTCTTCCGCTCAGTGAACACAACGAGCCGTGGTTCATGCGTCTGAATCCGACGGGTGAAGTTCCCGTCTTGGTCCACGGTGACGACATCATCTGTGACCCAACGCAGATCATGGACTACCTGGAGCGCAACTTCAATGATG ATGGCACTCCCAGGCTGGTGCCTGAAGAGGGCAGCACATACTATCACAGAGTTCAGCACTACCGAGAGCTGCTGGACTCTCTACAGATGGACGCCTACACCCACGGCTGCATCCTCCACCCTGAAATCACAGTGGACTCCCACATACCGGCATATGCTGCCACATGCATACGAA CACAGATCGGAAACACACAGACTGAGCTGAAGAAACTGGCAGAGCAGAATCCCGAGCTCAAAGATGCTTATGTAGCAAAACAAAGGCGCTTAAAG TCTAAATTGTTGGACCACGACAACATGAAGTACCTGAAGAAGCTTCTGGACGAATTGGAGAGTGTGATGGACCAGGTGGAGACAGAGCTCCAGAGGAGGGTGGAGGAAACACCAG AAGAAGGCAGTCAGTCCTGGCTGTGCGGTGAGTTCTTTAGCATGGCCGACGTCTCTCTGGCAGTAACCTTACACCGCCTCAAGTTCCTCGGCCTTTCCCGCCGCTACTGGGGCAACGGTAACCGTGTCAACCTGGAAACGTACTACGAGCGTGTGGTGGAGCGCCCGGCCTTCAGGAGAGTTCTAGGCCATGTCAACAACATCCTGATATCAGCTGTCCTGCCTGTGGCGTTTCGTGTGGCCAAAAAGAACGCACCGGTAATCGTTGGTACGACGCTGCTGATAGGAATTCTAGGCGGAGCGACGTACTTTGCTTTTCTTTACATGAAGAAGAGGCTTACCGCGTTTAGCTGA